A stretch of DNA from Anopheles ziemanni chromosome 3, idAnoZiCoDA_A2_x.2, whole genome shotgun sequence:
CCGAAGCCGTTGCGTTCCGCTTGCTTGCCGTTCCGGATCCTCTCGGGGCACGCGCTCGTCCCCTTCCACCCACTGGAGTTCCGGTCGAAGGACTATCTCCCGAAGGCTGGGATTTCGGTGACTCCAGGGGATCATTCGGTTCTACGATACCTTCTTCATTCGCTTCCGGTGAGATTTGGCCCACAATTGGCGTATTGGCCAATAACAGAGCGGCTCTAGCAGCCTTCGCAGCACCACGACCACCGCCCCTGGGCGTTCTGGCTCCCCTCGAACCGACACCTCTGCGTCCGCCACGCGTACGTACACTTCCTGCCCCGCGCGGCGTAACGGCGTGATTGAAGAGCAGATTGAAACTTGTAGGGTCTGCAGCGGGATCTAAGGATTGGAAACATATGAAAGTAAATACGTGTAACGAAAGTGGTCGTCAATATTGTTTTGTGCCGATCCTTACCGATAAACAGAGGATCTCCATTTCCGCCCGAACCTCCCACTCCTGGAGGTAAAGCAAAATTCCTCCTCGAAGCATCGAGAGGGTCCAAATTGGGGCTTTGGGCAACAGTTGCTCCATCCAGAAGCGCCAATTTACCTCTTCCTCTACCCCGTCCTCGTCCTCTGGTCCtttgaagaaatgaaaaaatatcgtTTAAAACAATGCAACCTATGCACTATGCAgttcaacatttaaaaatccctacagaaaatgataaaatagtCGATATGGTATTTACAATATGTGCTACTTTGCGAAAACACAACCTCAGCCCTTCTAGCATATATACCCGTGAAAAAACAGAGCAAAAACAGCCTCCCCATgattgggaaaaataaaatagccgGGATcagcaacaccaacaccaccgcaCCGTAACGGAGCGAAGGACACGCCGTAGGCCGGCATTCCGCACAACAAGCGGTCGTATCCACCGACGAGCGATGGGAAGCGAAGGAAACTCGTCTCTCCGCATCAGCTGATCTGGCGTTTGTTCCATCGGCGCGAGGACGCCGGTCAAAGGGCCGAAAAAAGGCGCGCGCGCGTTCTCTCCTATGTTCCATCGCTGACAGCAGCAGTCGACTGccctcaccaccaccagcgtaCCTGCACCGGCGCCACCGTTgttgccgccgccaccaccatcaccaccactaccacatACAGTGCCTACCAACGCGCAACAAACCGCTACTTCTCGATTCGATCCGAGCAGCATGCTATGCTATGCTATGGGTTGTTAGGAACAACCCCAACGTCTTGCTCCTTACATCGCCACTAATTCAACCGTTCTTTTTCGTGCGTTTTTCGCTACGCGGAATGCGTAGCGCAAGGAAGCACAGCAGGCCTACGTACTCCGGCTCATCAAGAATTTCTTTTCCGCTTCCTGCAGATTTTGAATCAGGATCATATTtgttcaaaaacataaacattcttgGGAACAAATAACCGCAGGCTTTAATAGGagaaatttttatatttaaatgcCGTACCGTGCAAAGATTATGTGAGTAATTGTACAACATTGATGTAAAACTTTGGCTTCCTTCTAAAACAAGGAAAACCGACTCTAGACAACTGCTTCCGGAAAACAGGATCCTAAAGAAATATCTTTCGACTTGATAGCACGCTTAAAAGTAAAATTCATCACATTCTTATTTACCATAACTTATGGCAATAACCAGCTTTGGCCTGCTTTTTACTTAGACTAATTGGATTTATATTTCGTTAGAATTTTGATACAGGGAAGATTAGGATACAGTTTTGGAAATCATAGCAGGCGGAAACGGCTGCTTGTTGCATTGTActattttgaagaaaatatgGTGATGTGTTCGACATGCATAAATCATCAGTATCGCCTTGGAAGTAGGAGTACTATCAGCAGGGGTACAAACTTTTAAATTATCTTATCGTCGGGAGGACGAATGGTGCGACTCAAACAACATGAAACGGACATTGTGCACCCCGAGGATCTAGATTCGAGGTCAGTCGTCTGAGGTACACAAAAGAGAGAACGGCTGAGCATGATCGAGCGCAACGGTGAGCGAGCGGCCAGAgtaaacacacaaaaacccgGGAGAGAATGTCGCGCGGGTCAgccaggaggaggaggaggaggcagAATCGAACCTAGAGGCGTGCGGAGCGGTGGCCGGTGATGGGAGCGAGCGATTAATGCACGTTCGCAATCGCGTGCATGAGATGCGGTTGGGTTTGGGAGGCGCCGAAGGTGGCGCGAACGAAGGTGAAAATTTGTTATGAAAGGAAGCACCAAAACGGAACCGAAAAGAACGCACACCGCCGGATTTGAAGCGGCGGCCgctgccgtcgtcgtcgtcgtcgtcgtcgtcgtcagtgCCGTTGTGCGCTAGACGACACGACGCACATTGCGGGAAGAGGAAGGAGTGTGCTTGCCGGCGTGAGAGGGATGCTTAGGCAGCATTACACATAGCATTGCAGGCGCTGCAGATAATATGTTGCTGTTGGTGGTAGTACGGCCGGCGACGTTGGCTGCGAGTATGCAGAGGATGAATGGTGTGGAAGGGGGGcggcggggagggggggattTGTTTGGGAGTCGTCTGACCAGCTGCTTGTAGCTCGAGAACAAGCGGTGGTGTAACGCACGCGGAATTACGTTACCGGTGAGCTGGCAGTGGATTAGCGGAGGTCGATGGCCGACACTGCCAATGTGCAAAAGGACACTTTAGCAAGTGCAACGACAAACCGTAGGGGAAGCATATCTCCTCTGATATGGTTAACAATCTTTGTTATGGAACTATTTAAGGTTATCAATTTAGCGAAGGTTCAACTTATCtttaattttaatcttcaCATTGTCTTACATTCATGCTTGAGATACTATTTCTTTTAACGGATTCAAATCTCTGTGACTAATAACTCATTTTGCACATTTCAAATCACAAAGGggtaattaaaaatcaatgaaattAATTCTAATCATCGTGATTATTCAGTGtgattcaaatctttttcCATTCTCCACAGAGATCGCCACTTTCTATACACAATTCCAGACGGACAGAAGCCAGAGAAGCCCCAGTGTCAGTTTAACAATCTATTCGGCGCCTACTATATACTTTTGCAAGAACACTCAATCATTCATCATTTGAATCTTGCAGAATAAGTGCAAACAGAAGTCGTAAATCTAATACAAAGGTTAGTTTTCCATAGATACTACTTGACGTCGCTTACCTTGGCGTTCGTACTGGTGTAATTGGCAGTGGCATGATTCCTTCCATCAGCTGTTGCGTGCCGAGCATTCCGGGACCGTCCGGTCGCAAGAACGTAACACCCTCCGCGCCGCCGGCACCACCACTCATCATGGCCAATGCCATCATCATGTTGCTGTCCGGGATGGTGCCTCCGTTGCCTTCCAGCGAGCTGCTGCTTCCTCCAGTACCATTCGTTTCCATCGTTAGGTCGACCGACTGCTTTTTCGGTCGTCCGCGCGGACGCTTCGAAGGTGTAGGTCCACCAAGGTGGGGTCCACTTTCGCCGTCCGTTCTCGCCTCATCATCCACACCGGAATCTCGATCGTGGTGTTTGTTCGCTAGCACCTCCTTGAGTAACTGTCCCGCACCGCGTCTGGTGCTCATGCGAACGCCGGGAGTGGTAGTCGCCGGTGATGCCGCCGGTATCGGAGTGCTTCCGATGGAGCTACTTACACTTCCGATCGAGCTGTTACTGGCGGTACCGTTTTTCTCCAGCTCATTGGAGCCTCCGGCGTGGGTGGCATTGTAAAGTCCGGGTTGTTTGATGCCACCTCCGCCGAGAAGTAGACTTTCCAGCGATAATCCACTCCGCGCCGTGGGAACGGAAGAgatcgtcgtcgttgtggCGCTCGGATCGTCCACGATCATGCAGTCCGAACTCGAGCCCTCGTCATTGTCGTCGTGATTCACCAAAAGCTCCGGAAGGTTTAATCGAGGTGCTTCCTCGGTGACGACTGGTTGCTGCTTTGCCACTGCACCGCGTCCACCTCCGGCTCCCCTTCGTGACTGGCGGCCTCCTCCAGCGCCCCGGGAAGTGCCCCGCGTGCGACGTGGTTTAACCACCTCGATCGTGGTCGCTTCGTTGTTGCtcataaaagcaaacattGGTTGCGACCGCAAACTGGCTGGATCTTGACCCATAAGGTTTAACTCCGGCACACTCGTCGGCTCGTGGCTTGAATCGACGGCCGGCTTTTCGTTCTCGGCACGTTCGCTGGATTCGTTCTCCGATTTACTGTCGTCGTCTATCACGATCACGTCGGCGACCGGCGGTTGTCCGCCGGCACCGACGAGTGTCGTCTGTTGCTGCTGAGCCTTTTGAAgcagttgttgctgttgttgttggtggttcTCAAGCAACGATTGACGTAGCGCCGCATTATGTTCGCTCAACTGATGAGGAATGAACTTTTTCTGCTGCTCTCGGGCCACCCTTGCGACCCCGGCGGCAACCAGCTCGAGTTTGCTCTTTTTCGCATCGGGCGAACCTGGTTCGCCCTgatcaccaccaccggcggACGACGAGGGAGAAGCGGGATCGGAACCGGCGGACGAGGACGAGGTTGAAATAGATACAGTCGTTGACGATGCCGATGATGAAGAGGACGAGAATGGCGTGATGGAATTAGCTGCGGCGTTTGCTGCCGGTCGCTTCAATTCATTCGCCAGGATGGACGATCCTCCCATTGGAGGAGGATGGCTAATAGAGCTGCTTTCCGTCGTGTCCATACCATCCGACTGTGGCTGTTGCTGTTCCAAACTGGTCGTGGTCGTGGATGAAGATCCTTTGTTAATTTTAAGAATAATCCGCGGCGAATCCATCGAACCACCGCCGTCCGACGCGGTCATCCCGGCTGTCGGCGAGTTATTGCTGTTGAGCGCCGCGTGACTGATACTGTTGGCGGCGGCCTGTGCCTGTGGTGAATGCCTTTCCACGGCCGATTGTCCCATGGCCGGGCTTCCTGGCAGCAGCAGTTCGTGTCCCGTCGGTTTCGGGATGGGTTTAAGTGTGACCTTCGGTGTCGACAGAATCTCCGTCTCCTGACTGCGTGGATTAGCGAGCGTTTTAATTGTAACCTTCGGAATGACAATCGGTGCAGCACTCGGGTCTACCTCACCTTCCGACGGGGGACTTACTTCATCCGCGCCGGGTTCGTTCGCCTCTCCGGTTGGGTTTGGGAAAGGCGGAGGCAGAATCGGTTTTATGTTAAGCTTTGTCACGGTCGAGGACGATGTCGTGCTGGCGGACGATGCATCCTGTTGTGGCGATACCTTTATGGTCATTCTTAATGTCGACGGTGAGGTCGTAATAACCGCCGAAGTtgccaccgacgacgacgaacagGACGAGGACACTGGCGAAGATTCTAGGGAGTTAATACTGGTTTCGCTGGAGCTGTTGCTGTCCTCCCCGGTCGACTGCTTCGTTGAATCGGTTGGCGGTGGCGGAATCGGTTTAATAGTTAGCCTTGGTACGGTTTGCGGAAGGTCTGCGCCGGCCATCGATGCGTTTCCAGCTGCTGAACCAGTTGGGGACTGCTGTTGCTGTAATCCTAGCTTCGCTGGAATCGGTTTGATCGTTATCTTCGGGATCGAGCTCGAGCTAATGCTCGAATGCTGATCGCTAGGGGAAGCAGGTTGCTGCTGCGCCACGGTTAACAACTGTATCTGATTAtgttgctgatgatggtgatagTGGTGCTGCAGGTCATGAGAATTTCCTCCACCTACCACCATCATTCCAGCTGGCATCATCTTGGGAGAAAAGCTGCAGCTAGTCGAGGAAACCATCGAAGCATCGCTCGTTTCTGCGATCGTCCCTAGACCAGTAGTTTTGATCGTCAGCTTGGGCAGCTTCGGCTCAGGGAGAGGTTTAATCGTGAGTTTCACACCCTCGGAGCTAGTCAAACTGTTGCCGCTTACACTCGGTGTGACCAAAACATTCGATCCACTCCCGCCGATGGACGGCGGCGACTGGGTTGAGCACGAGCCACCGGCCTCGGGAAGGATCGCTTTAATATGCAACTTGGGAATGGGACTTTCAACCCGGTTTCCACTTCCACCACTCCCGGCGTCCGCCACATCCTTCATGCGCAGGTTATTATGTTGCTGGGACTGCTGCacatggtgatgatggtgcggATGGTGGTTGTCCATTTTTATCGTTAACTTTGGAACCAACGGGGTCGATGGTGTCGTCGGCGAACCAGACGCAGATGCACCGGCGACCTGTGTACCGGTACCACCGTCCCCTGTCGACTGACTTTGCGATTCCGGCGGGTGATGCTGGTGGTTATGATGGTGGAAATGGTGATTATGATTGTTCACACCACGTATCGTAAGTTTAGGCACAATGTGTGGCTCCGTCACTCCGTGGATCGACGCATCCAGCGAGGAACCTTTGATGAGTAGCTTAGGAATAATTTGCATCTGTTCCGCGGGCGCCTCAACGGTCAGTAGTTCTTCCGCCGGGTTGATTACCGGCTTGATGGTAAGCTTTGGAATGCTGCTACTGTTTGGCAACGCCGTCGTTGACGTGGAGGGCTGAGACAAGACGCTATTGCTATTTTGATTGGTACTACCaatcgatgacgacgacgagcctccacctccaccgggTCCTTCCATCGTGGACGGGGGCGGTGGTTTCGGGGGCTTTATCGTGATTTTCGGCGAACCGGGCACCTCGCGAATCGTGGGGGACAGTTGCTGGGAGCAACTGGAGGAATCCAGTACGGATCCCCCCGTCCCGGGAGTGAGTTTGATGATCGTGCGAATGGGCTCACGGTCGCGCGCCAGATTGATCTTCAGCGGTTCCACCTTCCGCTCCGACGGGGCCGCCACCACGACACAGTCGCTATCATCGCCCGACTCGACCTCGCCGAGGGGCAGCCTGTGGTGAGATTCCTGAGGGTCACGCATAGTGAAGTTTTTCCTCCGTCGTCGACTGTCCTCCTCTTCCGAGCGCGCTTCCGCTTCCCCGGTCGTACCAAGATGGACTTCACCGTTACCATCCGCCGTTAGATAAATCGTGCTACCGCTGGCACCGACATGGTGGTTCAGGAGTTCCGTCTCGTTTTCCACCTCTGAAGGATCCGGCCGCTGATACGTACCACCACTATCCCCCCTTCCTCCGACGGTGTTCACGTTCTGCTGGAGAAAAAAACCGTCCATTATAGGTTTAGTAACAGGTCGGAGAGTCGAACAGTCGTTAGTGGATGTCGTGCTTCTACTACCGTTGCCCAGCTACTGTCGACGCCTGCTGCTTCCTGCTTTCGCGGATGTTGGTGGTAAAAAAGGTCGCTCGTTGCTACTACTACTTGTTGCTTCTGCCCTTCCCGAGTGGTTCCATCAATTTCTTGCGGCTCGTTTTCAGCACAGTTCATCTTTGTTACTTGGACCAGCGAAAATGATGCCTTCCGGAAGCGGGCTGATCGCTTGCGTTACGCTTCTGCTTCTTCCACTCTTGGCGACGCCACcgccggttgttgttgttgttctttccCGAGTTGGATGAGTAACATTCGAAATTCGGTCGCTACAGATGCTGCACATTTTCCTGGCTTACCGCGAAACGTACACACATAAAGCACGCGTGGATGTCATTCTCAACAAGACGGTTCGCGAATGGAATCCTTTGAAATAGTGATGTATCAACCAATGCCTTGCTTTGCACAACTCATTCACCGTTTGACGCTAACATTGCGAACATGCGAAAGTTTCTGCTCCTACTTCCGGTAGTAGGCACTTAAATCGACCATTAAACAAAGAAGGAAACCACACTACATTCTTCATTCAAGCACTCtgatgtggtttttttttggttaggAAACTTGTTTTACACATTTAAACGTTTCACGCACTTTCCTCTCCGGCCCTCCTGCACATAGAAGGTTTCTCCTTCCACCGGGAAAATTACCGACCGACCCGCATATCTCCTCCACCTAATTGCTCAGCTGCGAGCACCACACGCGCAACGCTAAACAAAGGaaataaaagggaaaataaaatatatttccacataacGAAAACATTCACCCTGAGATGCTGCTAAAAAACGATTCATTGCACTCCGGAACCAATCGCACACTTTCGCTTCGAGCGACCCCGCGCGCACACTTCTCCAACGTGTGCCCTTCCGCCCGTTGGCAAAGCTACAAGCAGAAACAACAAATTATTGGTTCCACCTGAAGCTACTAGCAGCCACGACGCACCGTGCAATTCGATCAGCTAAAACACACCATTCTGTCGCAGCGTATCGATTATTATGCTACTGgcatcttttcctttttcccgtgCCTTTTCACCAGCAGTGCAACGCCACTAGACTCGAGCTGGAAACGTCGAtcacgaagacgacgacgacgacgacctgCGGTACGCTCTCTATCGGAGGCCCCGTTATATTCTGACGACCATTTTCCTGCAGCACTTAACGCCTATAGCAGCTCCGCGCACACAAACATGTTTTGGGCGATTGAATACTTCACATCCACCGCACGTTTGACAGAGTTCCGAGAACAGGCGCAAGCTGGATTCGGTACGGCGGACGCGTAGAACTTTGATCGAACGGCCAAACACTCACTGCACTTTTCAgccaattttgttttacttcggTACGAAGCGCGTACGATTTCTCTCTGCTCGATAGGTTTTATTTCTAGTTTCGAAATTCTCGCAGCTGCTCGACGGCATGCGTACGGTGTACCATTCGAAGCTCGACCAACTCATACACGCACACTGCCATAGGCGCCATTTCCATTTGCCTTCCGTACTTCTaccaacacacacgcaaatTGCACCAACACACGTGCAATTTCTCACTCACACATACGCGCGCTTCAACATTGGCACACATTCATTCAAACCGTCTATCTGGACACATTATTTTGACCTCTATCTACCGTTTTAACGACCTCCAACGACGTTTTTCGTAGAAAATCCACTGCAAATAACCGGTTCGCGAATCGGTAAATAGCGGTTTGAAAGCTAATCACTAACACACATGAACATAAAAGAGGCcagaaaaaaatagtaaaatgtCAAAAATTTAACGAAACCAGTGTTGCCAGCTGAACAAACCATATGCAAGATTTTTGaactaatttttttaatcttatatcttttacttttataaCTAGCAGCATAGTATACACAGACTCTTCGTCTATTTTCTTCATACAAATTGTTTGCATGACCAATTAGTTTCAGGAGCTCGTGGACCAAAAGAATCCGTAAAATGGGATCCAAtcctttagaatccgtcaagcGATCGACTGtttgaatcttccgaatcccgattctgtcaACACTCGAAGTTCGGTTCTCTACACTTTTCttggtttttcttaaaatttgtatttataaaagtttcaaaaacttCTCAAAATGACTACCCTACGACCCTTCACCTGCAACGACATGTTCCGGTTCAACAAAGTGTAACTAATCTGTACAGTTTTACTTCAAACATTCAACTTACGATACGTTTTGCCCTTTTCATCGCAGGAACTTGGATCCACTGACCGAAACCTACTGCCTTTCCTTCTACATGCAATACCTCGCACATTGGCCGGAATACTTTCAGGTGGCAGAATCTCCAACTGGCGAGATTATGGGTTACAGTTGAGTATCTGTTGTGCATATCGGCACGTGtcctacgttttttttttcctagtaTTCACATTTCACCGGCTCAATTGTTATCGTTTCAGTCATGGGAAAAGCTGAAGGACCAGGGGAAACCTGGCACGGACACGTTACGGCACTGACCGTTTCGCCGGATTATCGACGACTCGGACTAGCAGCCATTCTGATGAACTTCCTTGAGGACGTCAGCGAAAAGTAATCTCTAAACGCTCTCAGAAGCATGGCCAAGTGATTATGATTTATGTAACTaaattgttaaatttatttgcagGAAACGGTGCTACTTTGTAGATTTGTTCGTTCGGGTCAGCAATAAGGTGGCGATAGACATGTACACCAAGCTCGGATACATTGTCTACCGAACGGTGCTGGAATATTACGTCGGCGATCCGGACGAGGATGCGTACGACATGAGGAAAGCGTGCTCTAGAGACGTTCACAAGAAGTCCGTAATACCGTTGGAACATCCCGTAAGGCCCGAGGAAGTTGACTGATAACTGTAATTAAAATGCTTGGGCTGTGCTAAATAAAGTTTCATAATCATTACACGCCGTTTCAAATGTGCCGCACCGGGGAggctttaatgtttttattagatGTTATAAATGCTATTTTCTACTGTTCGTCGTTATCGTTCGCCGAACTGTTCTGTTCGTCATCATAATCCCCCTGTTGTTCGTTGGAATTTTCTTCCGGATTCTCGTTGTTCTCCGGGACGCTGGTCGCAGGTTCCGTCTCTAGTTTACGCTTCCAGTTCTTTGCCGCCGCAAGCAGCTTCAGGTTCGGTCGGGCCATTTCATCCTCGGGGAAGATGAAATCGAACACCTCCTCCCATCCTTCCTCTACGCCCGCTTCCGAGACGATCTTTTGTCGTTTCTTTACCTTGCGCGGCATTCGCTCATGCACCTTTTGCAGGCTGCTTTCATCACCGTAATCTCGCTCGAAATCGCGCCACGCTTCTAGCACCAGCACGCGAGACTCTTTTTCCCCCAGTCCCTTGAGACATTCGTTCGCACGCTCGTAGACGCGTCTGGCAAGGGGCACGTTTAGTCCTTCTTCCTCGTTTTCGGCGCTTATTTCGAACTTTGCGTACGAAATCCAAACCTTCACGTGTACCGTACGCTCCAGAAGCCGCTCGTACAACTGCCGAACTAGCTGGAACTCGCCCTGCTGCACCTCAAAATCGATGTAACTTTTCCACAGCAACTCGGGCATGTCAAGGCGAGGCTGTTGTATCGCCAACTCGTAGATTGCCCTGGCTCGGTCCGTGTCTCCCAGCAGTGACTCCAGCTCGGCGAACTTCATCCACGTCGTGCAGTTTTCCGGCCCAAACTCGAGAAACTTTTCGTACAAAATTCGACACCGGTCAAACTCACGGAGCTGAATCTCCAGGTCGATGTATCCGCGGAACAACTTATCCCTTGGACAGCGGCCGATTGCCATGCCGAGGGTTTTGCGTGCGGTCTGTAAATTCTTGCAGCGAATTTCGAACTGCGCGTACAGAAGCCAAATCTTGCTGAACGTGAAGACTTTGTGCGGAATCAACTCGAGACAGGTGCAATAGATTTGTCGCGTTCTTTCCAAGTCCTCCGTCTCCAGCTCCTCGTACAGGGCGTAGTTGATCCAGAGATAGATATAGCGACGCCAGAGGTTCTTATCCTTCGCGGGAGGCACGTTTGCGATCGCCCGCTCGTACGTTTCACGGATCAGTTCCGGCTCGTTTTCATTCTCCACCAGTCTCAAATAGTCAAACCAGGCGTCATAGTTTGTCGGGTTCTCGTTTACCTCTTGTTCGTACTGGAACTTGCGTTTCGACACAATCACGTCCTCAATTCCTGAACGATCGCCGTACTTCTTCTCGTGAATTGTGTACGCCTTGTACAGTTCCGTCGTACGATCCTTTGGGAGATGATCCAGAGCATACTTGTAGATGACTCGGACCCGGTCGTGCTCCTTCTGGCCCTCTTCGAACCGTGCAAACGCAATAAACAAACGTTCATCGGCATGATCATCGCCGAAAAACTCGATCGCACGCTCATAAACCGTGCGCGCTCCGTTGACGAACCCATGCGCTTCCTCGAACCGGGCATATTTGATCCAATTCTTCACCTCCGGGTGGACCATCACGAATCGTTCATAGATCGTCCGGGCGCGATCAATTTCCTTGTAGCGAAGCTCAAAGTTTACGTACGTCTGCCAGGCTTGCTCTTCCGGTTGCCATTCCATCCAGCGTTCGAACACCTGCCGCGCACCAGCCACGTTCTCCAGCATTTCCTCCATGTACGTGTACTTGTACCAGAACTGGTTTGTGCGCGGCATTATGGTCACCGCCCGGTCCCACAGGTTGCGGGCATGGTTCACCTGTcgatgtttcatctccatttCGGCGTACTTCAGCCAGATGGTGATATTGCGGTGCTCATTGTCGATCGCGCGCTCCCAGATCGACCGGGCGCGCTGGATTTCTTTCTGGGACTCCTCCCACTGGGCATACTTGATCCAGTTGCTTACGACCATCCGGTTTTTACGAAGATTATCTTCAAACGTTTTGCGCTTTCGCTGCTGATAGTCGGCCAGTTCGGCGGCATCGGAGATTTTCTGCTTTGGCGGTGGTGGCAAAATCTCCAAATCGCGCTCTTTCGCCTCACGGAGCAGCTGCTCGGCGGTGATTTGCACCTCGGctggtgctttgtttttcaccTGGAAAATAAACATGGTTTGGGTGCGGAACGGGTTTGTAATGATGTAGAAACTATAGTAGAACTTACCTTGGCCActttgggcattttttgaggtttttccattttgataATAGGTGCTAGTGTGGATTTAAACTTTTAAGACCTATGTGATGCTTGTTGAAGATGGCgcatcaaaacaaactaaaaagaTGACACATGGTTACAGATAGATGCATAAGTTTACAACAAGCCTATAGTGCAGAGCTGtactaaatttttttaaacttttttacaaTAGGATCTCACATAAAACAGcgtaataaatattattttacttaTGATTTACAATAAATGATCAAATAATGGCTATTTGTTGTGTAGAAAGCTATGGATTTGATCGTTTGCTTCGTACATTTTAGTACAGTTGTAAGCATCGTTTAGAACATAACTCACGGATTTCAATGAAGCAGTCGCTTGGCtgacaaatttaaaatgcCTGGTAAAACACGAAAGatttattagttttattaGATAAATTAGTTAAATAATCTTTTGCTTTCCTCTGTATCGCTTCCTAAATTCCATACTCATATAATTTTTCCAGCATTTAGGATAGAAGTTTGGAATTGTTATAATATTTCAATTACAATATCTACTTTCATTATTCTCATCATTTATCTTTCTTGAGTCGAAATTTTCGTATCTAGTAGAACAGTACCATTGGGATTCATTTTCTCGTCCAAACGGGAAGGAGAATGCGGACTTATTGGTTGTGGTCAGATAATTTTGTAGGTTTGCAACTCCAATGAGTTAATCCCACGCACAAGGAAGGGCAGTTGCGGCGGTTCTAACCCTTTCTATCTCTATTCCCCTCGATGCCAAACTGAACCGATCGATCAATAAATAGCACGAGGACAAACTGCGACAGAATACGGAACCTTTCATCATCGCCTCATGTGAGGGGGCGCAATGCCTTCTAACTAAACGCCAGCATGTGTGAAACAATGAGGAAGTTCTTCGTAATGCAGCTTCCGCCTTCACGGCAGTTCCGCTACTCATCCCGATTTCCATTGCTCTCTATTTTTCCGGATAAATAAACGAGCTCCTAGGGGTCTCGCTGCCGTCCCGGATGGAAAAGAGGCAATATTTTAGGGACGCGTGTCTTTTTGCATCGTTCCACATTCCCTAGATGTGGTAAACAGTGGGGCAATATTTCGTATCGAAAGAGGGGTTCGTTCTTTCTCCCCTCGCCTGTCTAATCTTGTTTGCGATTGCCAATTGCATCGCGTGGAAATGTTGTAGAGAAAGGACATAACCCTTTGGTTTCATGGTTTGGGAAACCCGGAAGAACATTATGCCTACCGGCAGGTCGGAAAATAAAGTGCCAGCAGTAATGAAATCA
This window harbors:
- the LOC131285137 gene encoding protein crooked neck; amino-acid sequence: MEKPQKMPKVAKVKNKAPAEVQITAEQLLREAKERDLEILPPPPKQKISDAAELADYQQRKRKTFEDNLRKNRMVVSNWIKYAQWEESQKEIQRARSIWERAIDNEHRNITIWLKYAEMEMKHRQVNHARNLWDRAVTIMPRTNQFWYKYTYMEEMLENVAGARQVFERWMEWQPEEQAWQTYVNFELRYKEIDRARTIYERFVMVHPEVKNWIKYARFEEAHGFVNGARTVYERAIEFFGDDHADERLFIAFARFEEGQKEHDRVRVIYKYALDHLPKDRTTELYKAYTIHEKKYGDRSGIEDVIVSKRKFQYEQEVNENPTNYDAWFDYLRLVENENEPELIRETYERAIANVPPAKDKNLWRRYIYLWINYALYEELETEDLERTRQIYCTCLELIPHKVFTFSKIWLLYAQFEIRCKNLQTARKTLGMAIGRCPRDKLFRGYIDLEIQLREFDRCRILYEKFLEFGPENCTTWMKFAELESLLGDTDRARAIYELAIQQPRLDMPELLWKSYIDFEVQQGEFQLVRQLYERLLERTVHVKVWISYAKFEISAENEEEGLNVPLARRVYERANECLKGLGEKESRVLVLEAWRDFERDYGDESSLQKVHERMPRKVKKRQKIVSEAGVEEGWEEVFDFIFPEDEMARPNLKLLAAAKNWKRKLETEPATSVPENNENPEENSNEQQGDYDDEQNSSANDNDEQ
- the LOC131287371 gene encoding N-alpha-acetyltransferase 20: MTTLRPFTCNDMFRFNKVNLDPLTETYCLSFYMQYLAHWPEYFQVAESPTGEIMGYIMGKAEGPGETWHGHVTALTVSPDYRRLGLAAILMNFLEDVSEKKRCYFVDLFVRVSNKVAIDMYTKLGYIVYRTVLEYYVGDPDEDAYDMRKACSRDVHKKSVIPLEHPVRPEEVD